One region of Triticum aestivum cultivar Chinese Spring chromosome 6B, IWGSC CS RefSeq v2.1, whole genome shotgun sequence genomic DNA includes:
- the LOC123140127 gene encoding zinc finger CCCH domain-containing protein 19, whose protein sequence is MDSAAAAAQPTHAPADEEEARRRRATDCIYYLASPLTCNKGSECEFRHSDAARVNPRDCWYWFNGNCANAKCAFRHPPLDDLLGASATLRAPQQPAPQVPVPAQALPPNGTAKPVVPCYYYQKGMCAKGNLCTFSHGPQFAGNPALQPHLQLKNSNSWTKPSNSPQQRTTPAIHGELKVGAQNGRPAQKQNPTSRAYHSSGIYQNQNNNPYVLSGAAKSYQPQRLVEAESAENVIETGEFVREPSAGSSVVAGSVEDDAERSFKEGHNSSYRRASGEQNSGVRRQAHGGYELERSSHKSSSDRLVSERRLTQRESMPVTAESSDLRHRLLKQRRLNDSRSTQVPDRRDRRYPEDERDIHHRRRGEERAAHDGLSRSRLQGRIKLPGETSLDRLGPHPHLEKERGHRDRFSPPKQTDLRAKLHDRLKARSNEDAPGNLKSSVVKASSGEDAGVVNFSGPKSLAELRAKKAAYRSGENTVKNADRVARPARMTSEIVAKRDSPDPVPFDGPKPLSVILKRKREAASADSGSMQEEQVAGQEEQSLNNSRILDNDRVEANTEDIEEEEEEFHPEDDVMYDDDGLSPADDNAAEAAGDAGKEELEEGQQEDLETAAEEEYDYEATDDANAEGENDFQEYEDDDDLEDDDDFARKVGVLIS, encoded by the exons ATggattccgccgccgccgccgcccagccgacGCACGCGccggccgacgaggaggaggcgcggcgCCGCCGGGCCACCGACTGCATCTACTACCTCGCCTCCCCGTTGACCTGCAACAAG GGGAGCGAGTGCGAGTTCCGTCACAGCGACGCTGCCAGGGTGAATCCCAGGGACTGCTGGTATTGGTTCAACGGCAACTGTGCGAATGCTAAATGTGCATTTAGGCACCCG CCGCTGGATGACTTGCTCGGAGCATCGGCGACTCTGCGGGCACCTCAACAACCTGCGCCGCAGGTTCCCGTGCCAGCTCAAGCCCTTCCACCCAATGGCACCGCAAAGCCAGTTGTCCCGTGTTACTATTACCAGAAAGGCATGTGTGCGAAAGGAAACCTGTGCACATTCTCGCATGGGCCACAGTTTGCTGGAAACCCTGCTTTGCAGCCTCATCTCCAGCTGAAGAACTCCAACTCGTGGACGAAACCAAGCAATTCACCCCAACAGAGAACCACTCCCGCCATACATGGCGAGCTTAAAGTCGGTGCTCAGAATGGCAGACCAGCTCAGAAGCAAAATCCGACAAGCAGGGCTTATCACTCGTCAGGAATTTACCAGAATCAGAATAATAACCCTTATGTGCTTTCTGGTGCGGCAAAGAGTTACCAGCCTCAGCGTTTGGTTGAAGCTGAGTCTGCTGAGAATGTTATAGAGACGGGTGAGTTTGTCAGGGAGCCTTCTGCTGGTTCCAGTGTGGTCGCCGGCAGTGTCGAGGACGACGCCGAACGGTcgttcaaggaaggccacaatagTAGTTACCGGCGTGCTAGCGGGGAGCAGAACAGTGGGGTGCGTAGGCAAGCACATGGTGGCTATGAACTAGAAAGGTCATCACACAAAAGCTCATCCGACAGGTTGGTGTCAGAGAGAAGGCTTACCCAGAGAGAGTCGATGCCTGTAACTGCAGAAAGTTCAGACTTGCGCCACAGGCTACTGAAGCAAAGAAGGCTGAATGATTCGAGATCGACGCAGGTCCCCGACAGGCGGGATAGAAGGTATCCTGAGGATGAGCGCGACATCCATCATCGCCGTCGAGGAGAAGAGCGAGCTGCCCATGACGGCCTCTCACGCTCTCGGTTGCAAGGTCGGATAAAACTTCCAGGGGAGACATCACTGGACAGACTCGGCCCACACCCACACCTAGAGAAAGAGAGAGGTCATAGAGACAGATTTTCTCCACCAAAGCAAACAGACCTTCGAGCAAAGCTTCATGATAGGCTGAAGGCTAGATCGAATGAGGATGCCCCTGGTAACCTGAAGAGTTCAGTGGTTAAAGCAAGCAGTGGTGAGGATGCTGGGGTGGTGAACTTTTCTGGTCCAAAGAGCCTTGCAGAGTTGAGAGCAAAGAAGGCTGCTTACAGGTCAGGAGAAAACACTGTCAAGAATGCTGACCGTGTTGCGCGACCAGCCCGTATGACGTCGGAGATAGTTGCCAAGAGGGACTCACCAGACCCTGTTCCCTTTGACGGCCCGAAGCCATTGAGTGTCATCTTGAAGAGGAAAAGAGAGGCAGCTTCTGCTGATTCTGGCAGCATGCAGGAAGAACAGGTTGCAGGTCAGGAGGAACAGTCCCTGAACAATTCCAGAATCCTCGACAACGATAGAGTCGAGGCAAACACCGAGgacattgaagaagaagaagaagagttccACCCAGAAGACGATGTGATGTACGACGACGATGGCCTTTCTCCTGCTGATGACAACGCCGCCGAGGCGGCAGGCGATGCAGGCAAAGAAGAGCTAGAGGAGGGGCAGCAGGAAGACCTAGAGACGGCGGCAGAAGAAGAATACGACTACGAGGCGACTGACGACGCGAATGCCGAGGGTGAAAACGACTTCCAGGAGTACGAAGACGACGATGATCTGGAGGACGACGATGATTTCGCGCGCAAGGTTGGCGTGCTGATCTCTTAG